From Polyodon spathula isolate WHYD16114869_AA chromosome 24, ASM1765450v1, whole genome shotgun sequence, one genomic window encodes:
- the LOC121299306 gene encoding cocaine- and amphetamine-regulated transcript protein-like, with protein MENSRLWLKAVVGLVLLSITSGAETNDSVDLETRALTDFYRKDPNLTNEKQLLGALQEVLEKLQSKRVPAWEKKFGQVPTCDVREQCAVRKGARIGKLCDCPRGAICNFFLLKCL; from the exons ATGGAGAATTCCCGACTGTGGCTGAAAGCCGTGGTAGGCTTGGTGCTGCTGTCCATCACCTCTGGTGCTGAAACGAACGACTCGGTCGATTTGGAGACGAGAGCGCTGACTGATTTTTATCGCAAAGATCCCAATCTCACCAACGAAAAACAACTT CTGGGAGCTTTGCAAGAAGTGCTGGAAAAACTTCAGAGTAAAAGAGTCCCTGCATGGGAGAAGAAATTCGGACAAGTTCCAACG tgCGATGTAAGAGAGCAATGCGCTGTTAGAAAAGGAGCGCGGATCGGCAAGCTGTGTGACTGTCCGCGCGGGGCTATTTGCAATTTCTTTCTGTTGAAGTGCTTGTGA
- the LOC121299272 gene encoding CDKN2A-interacting protein-like encodes MAEGRSGDDIVSEFLQQNPHLAQWVESLAGESETEKQWSARREFIFRNMEGFPTIQPGSPSPSLDRLISLSMVWANHIFLGCRYPQPVMDKITEMAEGIAVHNAPTHKTRDEIMGTSKDASKKLKPGVGYRAKTGPSLQAPKEHQPFFNRLYKAIAWKLVSAGGFGPNIDHFEILRTCVESAKASLGCVFVPLKDIPDLPAGRAQQGGLVCELRCQTVYLGTGYGRGEDSARAMAAKEALKLFQSRKVTVKIFRRKYRGRDVEDLVLHDDQMRNSSFPPALSYPFDPE; translated from the exons ATGGCGGAGGGCAGGAGTGGAGACGATATCGTGTCAGAGTTTCTCCAACAGAACCCTCACCTGGCACAGTGGGTAGAGTCTCTGGCGGGGGAGAGCGAGACAGAGAAGCAGTGGAGCGCCCGGCGAGAGTTCATCTTCCGTAACATGGAGGGCTTTCCCACCATCCAGCcaggcagccccagccccagcctgGACCGGCTGATCTCGCTCTCCATGGTCTGGGCTAACCACATCTTCCTGGGCTGCCG CTACCCCCAGCCAGTGATGGACAAGATAACCGAGATGGCAGAAGGGATTGCTGTCCACAACGCTCCCACCCACAAGACTAGAGACGAGATAATGGGCACGAGTAAAG ATGCCTCCAAGAAGCTGAAACCAGGAGTTGGTTACAGAGCCAAAACTGGGCCTTCGCTACAGGCCCCCAAGGAGCACCAGCCTTTCTTCAACCGGCTGTACAAGGCAATTGCCTGGAAGCTGGTGTCAGCAGGGGGGTTTGGGCCAAACATAGACCACTTTGAGATCCTGCGGACCTGCGTGGAGTCCGCCAAGGCCAGCCTGGGCTGTGTTTTTGTGCCCCTGAAGGATATCCCAGACCTGCCGGCAGGCCGGGCTCAGCAGGGGGGGCTGGTGTGTGAGCTGCGCTGTCAAACAGTGTACCTGGGAACCGGCTACGGGCGCGGAGAGGACAGTGCCAGGGCCATGGCAGCCAAAGAGGCTCTGAAGCTCTTCCAGAGCCGCAAGGTCACGGTAAAGATCTTCCGCCGGAAGTACAGAGGCCGTGATGTGGAGGATTTAGTGCTGCACGACGACCAAATGAGGAACTCTAGCTTTCCCCCTGCGCTGAGCTACCCCTTTGATCCAGAGTAG